The following proteins are co-located in the Syngnathus scovelli strain Florida chromosome 21, RoL_Ssco_1.2, whole genome shotgun sequence genome:
- the msh2 gene encoding DNA mismatch repair protein Msh2 isoform X1 produces the protein MPVMKGLLAPQNTFLDNIATRFDGTHSNFLLGNAQGHRGYPIVYCSDGFCELTGFTRTEVMQKNCSCRFLYGADTSERVAQQMEKALEGRHEYQAQVHFYRKDGVAFWCLLDIVPIKNEKGEMVLFLFSFKDITDSHGKCQQNSTKEVLEEDQRQRRKGSSRLSEARKRGRTVLYQLTSRFSRRAKGDINLGGNMMDRPSVPEYKVAAVQRSRFLLLHYSVSKALWDWLILLATFYVAVTVPYNVSFMPYHDNVTAARSTIVSDIAVEMLFITDIILNFRTTFVSQSGQVVYQSRSICIHYATTWFFVDLVAALPFDLLYAFNITVVRKPKRRPGMHSRASGQGEPKLFFVWQTSLVHLLKTVRLLRLLRLLQKLDRYSQYSAMVLTLLMSVFALLAHWMACVWYMIGQKELETSHTWEIGWLHELGKRLETPYANSTSGGPSVRSAYIAALYFTLSSLTSVGFGNVCANTDAEKIFSICTMLVGALMHALVFGNVTAIIQRMYSRRSLYHTRMKDLKDFIRVHGLPQQLKQRMLEYFQTTWSVNNGIDANELLHDFPDELRADIATHLNKDILQLAVFKGASRGCLRSLSLHIKTSFCVPGEYLIRQGDALHANYFVCSGSLEVLKDGVVLAILGKGDLIGCDLPDSEQVVKTNADVKALTYCDLQYISVRGLREVLHLYPEYAGVFASDIHNNITYNLREGSQDQGLGRFSRSPRIPHETRLSPLAETSKLEDSSPSARSRRNLLLPNLSSPVRRTSLGNLLGDELRQFNALRRCRSPNLARSFLSHAAASPQTPPAKPERAASGRESGEELKPSELLIPTVTCFGPSELSPRVVDGIEDNSHVFHFNVEHGGPQARRGSGGTQESTRVNVRLLLETEEVQQSISLLHQKMGSLNQEVSELGNGLRRITHLLQAHVNAHHNLYLHHQVASPQPGLPSHPAAANCHAATLAAPSSWTPGGFPGGGLAGPTAISRSQPALYPRPDADPPADRPSAGSYPLLGLLQPSHEDVDCFAQDSHPPLIPACSSSLAPQLGPLGRSLDPPSLSLDHPSLECLLSGRRESESTSRSSVGVQTQSSEQSWCLDLTD, from the exons ACAGCAACTTCCTGCTGGGCAACGCGCAGGGCCACCGCGGCTACCCCATCGTGTACTGCTCGGACGGCTTCTGCGAGCTGACGGGCTTCACCCGCACCGAGGTGATGCAGAAGAACTGCAGCTGCCGCTTCCTGTACGGCGCCGACACCAGCGAGCGCGTGGCGCAGCAGATGGAGAAGGCCCTGGAGGGACGCCACGAGTACCAGGCCCAGGTGCACTTCTACAGGAAGGACG GCGTGGCCTTCTGGTGCCTGCTGGACATCGTGCCCATCAAGAACGAGAAGGGCGAGATGgttctcttcctcttctccttcaAGGACATCACCGACAGCCACGGGAAATGTCAGCAGAACAGCACCAAGGAAG TTTTGGAGGAGGACCAGCGTCAGCGGCGAAAGGGCAGCTCGCGCCTGAGCGAGGCCCGCAAGCGAGGGCGCACCGTCTTGTACCAGCTGACAAGTCGCTTTTCCCGCCGCGCCAAAGGCGACATCAACCTGGGCGGG AACATGATGGATCGTCCGTCGGTGCCGGAGTACAAGGTGGCTGCGGTGCAGCGCTCTCGCTTTCTGCTGCTGCACTACAGCGTGTCCAAGGCGCTGTGGGACTGGCTGATCCTACTGGCCACCTTCTACGTGGCCGTCACCGTGCCCTACAACGTCAGCTTCATGCCCTACCACGACAACGTCACGGCCGCTCGCTCCACCATCGTCAGCGACATTGCCGTCGAGATGCTCTTCATCACAG ACATAATCCTGAACTTCCGCACGACCTTTGTGAGCCAGTCGGGTCAGGTGGTGTACCAGTCGCGTTCCATCTGCATCCACTACGCCACCACTTGGTTCTTTGTGGACCTGGTGGCCGCTCTGCCCTTTGACCTCCTCTACGCTTTCAACATCACAGTGGTGAGGAAGCCGAAGCGAAGACCTGGAATGCACTCTCGCGCGAGTGGGCAAGGCGAGCCAAAGCTCTTCTTTGTATGGCAGACGTCGCTGGTGCACCTGCTGAAGACGGTGCggctgctgcggctgctgcgGCTACTGCAGAAGCTGGACCGCTACTCGCAGTACAGCGCCATGGTGCTGACGCTGCTCATGTCCGTGTTCGCCCTGCTCGCCCACTGGATGGCCTGCGTCTGGTACATGATCGGACAGAAAGAGCTGGAGACCAGCCACACCTGGGAAATAG GATGGCTGCACGAGCTGGGCAAACGTCTCGAGACACCGTACGCCAACAGCACGTCGGGCGGTCCGTCGGTGCGCAGCGCCTACATCGCCGCCCTCTACTTCACCCTCAGCAGCTTGACCAGCGTAGGCTTCGGCAACGTCTGCGCCAACACCGACGCCGAGAAGATCTTCTCCATCTGCACCATGCTGGTGGGCG CGCTGATGCACGCCCTGGTGTTCGGCAACGTGACGGCCATCATCCAACGCATGTACTCGCGCCGCTCGCTCTACCACACCCGCATGAAGGACCTGAAGGACTTCATCCGCGTGCACGGCCTGCCCcagcagctcaagcagaggatgCTGGAGTACTTCCAGACCACCTGGTCGGTCAACAACGGCATCGACGCGAACGAG CTGCTGCACGACTTCCCCGACGAGCTGCGCGCCGACATCGCCACGCACCTGAACAAGGACATCCTGCAGCTAGCCGTCTTCAAGGGCGCCAGCCGAGGCTGCCTGCGCTCGCTCTCGCTGCACATCAAGACGTCCTTCTGTGTGCCCGGCGAGTACCTCATCCGCCAGGGCGACGCGCTGCACGCCAACTACTTTGTCTGCTCCGGATCGCTGGAGGTCCTCAAGGACGGCGTGGTGCTGGCCATACTCG GAAAAGGCGACCTGATTGGCTGCGACCTGCCCGACAGCGAGCAGGTGGTCAAAACCAACGCAGACGTGAAGGCGCTGACCTATTGCGACCTTCAGTACATCAGCGTGCGCGGGCTGAGGGAGGTGCTTCACCTTTATCCCGAGTACGCCGGCGTCTTCGCCTCCGACATTCATAATAACATCACCTACAACCTGCGAGAGGGAAGCCAGGATCAG GGACTTGGCAGGTTTTCAAGGTCGCCCAGGATCCCGCAT GAAACGCGACTGAGTCCCTTGGCGGAAACAAGCAAGCTGGAAGATTCGTCCCCGTCAGCGCGGTCGCGCCGTAACCTGCTGCTGCCCAACCTGAGCAGCCCCGTGCGCCGCACCTCGCTGGGAAACCTGCTGGGCGACGAGCTGCGCCAGTTCAACGCGCTGCGCCGCTGCCGCTCGCCCAACCTCGCCCGTAGCTTCCTGAGCCACGCCGCCGCCTCGCCTCAGACGCCGCCGGCCAAACCGGAGCGCGCCGCCtcgggccgtgagtccggcgaggAGCTTAAGCCTTCCGAGCTCCTCATCCCCACCGTCACCTGCTTTGGACCCTCCGAACTCAGCCCAAG GGTCGTGGATGGCATCGAGGACAACAGCCACGTGTTCCATTTCAACGTGGAGCACGGCGGGCCACAGGCCAGAAGAGGAAGCGGCGGAACACAAG AGTCCACACGGGTGAACGTGCGTCTCTTGCTGGAAACTGAGGAAGTTCAGCAGAGCATCAGTCTACTCCACCAAAAG ATGGGCTCGTTAAACCAGGAAGTGTCGGAGCTTGGCAACGGCCTGCGCCGTATCACGCACCTCCTCCAGGCCCACGTCAACGCCCATCACAACTTGTATCTCCACCACCAGGTGGCGTCCCCCCAGCCAGGCCTCCCCAGCCACCCGGCCGCCGCCAACTGTCACGCCGCCACCTTGGCGGCGCCGTCATCGTGGACGCCGGGAGGCTTCCCCGGTGGAGGCCTGGCGGGCCCCACCGCCATCAGTCGGTCCCAACCCGCTTTGTACCCGCGGCCCGACGCGGACCCCCCCGCCGACCGCCCGTCGGCCGGTTCTTACCCTCTTCTCGGGCTGTTGCAACCCTCGCACGAGGACGTTGACTGTTTCGCCCAAGACTCGCATCCTCCTTTAATCCCCGCTTGTTCGTCCTCATTAGCACCCCAACTGGGCCCACTCGGTCGCAGTCTAGACCCCCCTAGTCTCAGTCTAGACCACCCCagcctggaatgtctgctgagcGGTCGCAGGGAAAGCGAAAGCACGTCCAGGTCCAGCGTTGGCGTTCAGACTCAGAGTAGCGAGCAGTCGTGGTGTCTGGATCTCACggactaa